A region of the Ranitomeya imitator isolate aRanImi1 chromosome 10, aRanImi1.pri, whole genome shotgun sequence genome:
GTCACAAAAAAATCATAAGAAACTATCCAAATTACCACCGCTTGCCAAGACCATAGAAGAAAAAATGCTCAAGAAATGGCTGAAAATTTTCGCAAAAGATTCTTCAGAGTTTTCCTAAAGTGTCTTCTACTTGAATGTCatatgtagagatgagcgaacccaaacgtAAGAATTCAGGGTTCGTAACagacagttagtgtccggtgctaaatgccgaacttctccaggaagtctgctGCAATGTTTGAAGTTCCGGGGAAAGCGAGAGAGAACATTTTCTGACTCAAAAGTTCAGCTCCTCATTGTTTTCAATAAGGTTTGGGTTCTGATTGACGTTCAGGTAAAGTTCTGGTACCAGAaaggaactttggaataaagtttaggTAGAGAACCAGAACCCAACCTTCCGCGAGTCCTTTCATCCTTAGTTATTTGACAGTATTTGCAGAGTTTTTGGTATAAGTGCACACTGAGTTTCAcaaggagtttttggagcagaatctgGCAATCTATTTTTTTCAGGTGGTTTCCGAAACATTGGAGCAGTTAAAGGAAGTATCATGTTCATCCTATTGGCGGATCTCTTACTAGAACATATGGACGCTTGAGAAATTGATGACAAAACCACTGGTGGAGCCACTTCTGGAAAAGAGCGAAAAACTCCCCGTAGAATGAAAGATGCAGGGTGCACATAGCCACTGAGCGGAAACTCCAAGTTTTTGAGACTTTTTTAGATATGGAGAAGAATTTGGACAGGTTCCGTTACCAAAACTCATTGGAAAAACCGGGTTTGCACATAGCCAATAACCGTCAGCTGCTGCACCACCAAACATTTTCAACGTTGTCTTGCATTGAATGAAAAAGAAATGtatgcaaaaatgtaaaaaataaaaaaaattgcattaacAACGGTCTCATAAAGACAACTAATAGTAGCGAGATTATGAACGGTAATCTCATCACTTGATTTTATCGGATGATTATATTGTACACATTCTCCGATTTATACTGAAgatcctaaaataaaaaaacaaacaatacattaATATAATATATAGGAAAGAATTATGCGCATAGTAATGTCTTCCCTGATCAGATATTCCGGATTATCAgtcacattaatttttttttttttttttaaaaagcgatTTTGCTTACTGTAGAGGACGAGCTTTAACCCTTTAACCGCCAGCAGGAAGGTTTGATTAATAGGCAAGTTAATgactatttatttttaattttttttattctcaCACTCAAACGGTCTTAACATTTTTTTATATACAGcatatatttttttagttttattgcaaaatgtgtaatatatatatatatattatatatatatatatatatatatatatatatgtatatatatatatatatatatatatatatatatataaattacgtCGGTTTAAATGTgaggataaaaataaataaaactggaaaatttaggcaaatataatttgttgatttttttttttttaatacaatgaTTGCTACGGAACGTGGCATTTAAAGGGTTAAGCTGCCAGCATTGGCCATAACTCCGGGGCCAGCACTTGTGGCTCAAGCCTGGCTCAGTGTTTAAGATAGCTTAATACACTTAATACAAGAAAATAATCAGCACGGAATGTAAACCTAACTAGAACCTGATATTAACAAGTGGATAATCAATGTACGGAAGACGCTTCCACTAAAAAATCCTTGTGTCCCAGACCTTGGAGAAGACATAATGCACACATTCTCCATGATATACAGCAGTGTCCGCTTTGTCCAGAGTTCGCCCTTTAAAATAATAGAAACGTCATGTACATTTCTGGCCGTTTAGTGATGTCTGAGAATCCTCACCGCGTAGAAGGAGTCATTCATCTTCTGCACATAAAGAAGAGAAGAAAAGAAGAATCAGTCACAAACTTCATTAATGTAGCAAGAAGAAAACATGTCCTTTCATGTTCTATTTCATTCTTTCTCTCTCTATTATTTTCTTTCTCgcttttttcttgtattttttctactttttctttctttcttttttctctctttatTTCATTCCTTCTTTCTCTTTCCTGCCATATTTTATAATTTCTAACTTTCTTATTTAATTCTTTTTTCATTCCTATATtgatttctttctctctctttccttctGTCTTTTCCTCTTTCTCACTTTCCTTCTTCCCTTTTTAATttattcttctttctttctttctctctatttctttttctttctttctctctttcttttttaTACTTTCTACCTTTTTcttcattcttttatttttttcttcttatactgctttctctctctctctttccttctgTAGTTTTCTTCCTTTCTATCTTTCTTTCgttcattttctttctttctttctttctttctttctttctttctttctttcttctatctattatcgatctattatctatttattatctatctatctattatctatttattatctatctattatctatctatctacagggtgggccatttataaggacacacctaaatgaaatgggaatggttggtgatatcaacttcctgtttgtgggacattagtatatgggaggggggaatccTTTTAAACCATTCAAGATGGGTTCTGACCATGGCGGCCAAAAGTGGGAGAAgacggttgcattgacaatccaacacaatgggcagcactgtgaacacattttataagtgttcatACACttctaaataactcatgaaagaataaagttaagttaaaaccaagcacaccattggttttcttgtgaaattctccttaagtttgatgtgtcacatgaccctcttcccattggaaaaattaaagttggatccaaaatggccgagttcaaaatggccgccatggtcaccatccatcttgaaaagttttcccctcccatatactaatgtgccacaagcaggaagttaatatcatcaaccattcccattttatttaggtgtatccatataaatggcccaccctgtattatctatctattatctatctatctatttatctatctatctatatattatctatctattatctatctattatctatatattatctatctattatctatctatctattatctatctattatctattatctatctatcatctatctattatctatctatctattatctatcatctattatctatctatctatctattatctatctattatttatctattatctatctatctatctatttatctatctatatattatctatctattatctatctattatctatatattatctatcatctatgaaGAAAAGCATACTCACTGGTGGCAGGTCCGCCACATTCTCATATATTTCACTTTCGTCTTGTTTCcctgcagataataataataataaaaaagaacagGCGGTAGAGAAACAGAATGACTAGAGAGACTATAGAAAAAGACAGAAGGATTAGAACACACACAGTTTGCCCAAACAGCTTCATGCGTGTTGCTTGGACATGGGTCAACTCgtgatctgtcagcaagtttttgctatgtaatttgtgaGACGCATGCTACGGAGgataagaccctgattccagccattTATCATTTGCTGGGCTGCTtgatgtcattttgatacaatcagttttctctgctgcagatctagcaaaactctgaatgctgagctatgtataaccccgcccacaccaccgattggctgctttctgtgtacactgcatactgacaaaaagctgccaatcagtgctgggggtgcgGTTGGACCAGGAGAAACGAGACACCTAATCCTTTAgacataatctcctgctgataaaacactgatttttattgaaacaacaacatTCAGTCCAATAAGTGACAACAACATCTGCTCCGTGGCCCTAATGTGTGTTTGGGAAATGCACTTGTAACAGAGGAGAAAATTATTAATTACTATTGATGTGCAGCACTATTATATAAAGAACGGGGGAATTATACATGTGCATTTAATGGATACAAGACCAAAACGGTGGACTTACCTCTCTGAGCCGCACCTAGGGGGGTAATATACATCTTGTTCAGCAGGTATGTGACACCAAGTATCACTACAATGCTCACAGCTGTCCCACACACAACTCCTGCAATTATAATAGGGCTCAATCCAGAGGTGCCGACAGCGATATCTACGAGGCAACATAAAAAATGGTTATTTTGTAAGAATAGATCCTCGTAAGATAGATatctacatagataatagatacagttgtgtgaaaaactgtttgcccccttcctgatttcctattttttttgcatgtttgtcacatgtaaatgtttcacatcaccaaacaaatgcaaatattagacaaagatatcacaagtaatcacaaaatgcagtttttaaatgaagggctTTATTATTAAGAAATCCAAACCTCCAggctcctgtgtgaaaaagtgactgatagatttcaattaccgtatatactcgagtataagccgaggttttTAGCCCATTttatttaggctgaaagtgccacttctcggcttatactcgagtcatggtccccGGGGATCGTGGGGGAGgtggagcggcagctgtcacatcatactcacctgctcccaggaatAGAAGAACTGAAAATAGATGTGGTCTTCTGGTAGTTCATAGTTCATAAGGTTATTGATAGGAATACATGTTCCAATTATTGCCAGAAAAGTTGACCTGTGAGTTCTCAATTTTCCCATTTTGCAGTGTCCACTGGTTACACAAGAAGTAGCTGGAATTGGACTCCAATATATAAGCCAGAGAAGCGTTGATGATGGAGGCATATAGCACATTTCTCTGTCACGCCGTTAatggtgataaaggggcaggacggggtactgggacctgcacctgcacctgtccctgccactataatggggccctggctttcccttatctcaggggtacctataatggttaggaggcctgagccgccagcgtatccctgtctcctgtgctggccctatcagtggccccctcttcccccaagggaggtggaccgcaccagtgtataaatacaacaattaaacagggtatacagacaaggtaactaaaagtctcaaactcaccaaatgctcacacaaccacagaggaaacacagagaagggaagagaaggaaaaaactaggaaggaaaacaggtttaacatgcaaccaaaacagcagacaccaatctctgtaaataaacctccaagctcctaataccacgctttttcaacctccaagccaggcagcagaactgatcactgacaacagttgtagacaaagctgagtctatataggagcggagattaccaaaaccaaatcagcagaaagacatagctctcagcaacttcagtaacaaggtttaactcctgccctgctggcacaagacagccaggtcagaattcaggaggagatcttctgttcatcgtgtgtgaacaaggcccagagctctgcggttctctggaacctctctgtcgcggtagccccgtgacagtctcGAAGTGTAAAGATCGGCTCCTCCACCACAGTTAGCAAAATGTACTCTAAAGTAGTGTGGTGCAGGTCGAAATTGTCCACTTGTGGACAATATATAAGCCAGAGAAGCTTTGATGATGGAGGCATATAGCACATGTCTCGAAGTGTAAAGATCGGCTCCTCCACCACAGTTAGCAAAATGTATTCTAAAATAGTGTGGTGCAGGTCGAAATTGTCCACTTGTGGGGCTCCCTCCGGCTCCTCCCCACCCAGCCCATCTTGATAGACTGGTCTGCCCCTTATTATttctttgcattttcataaggagtCCCCTTTCACTAAGTAATCACAGTGGCATCTAAGAAGGGATCAGAGAAGGGGAAAGCTGTCCTGTTCTTGTAGCCATAATATGGATGTCGAAATGTGACCATGTTTAAAATGTAATAGTCATTTGTCTTTTTACACCCATAACTCAACAgtatacatgaaaataagaaacttgtaAGATATCTTATAAGAGGAATCTGCCCTTTTTTCTCCTCCTACTCTAATCTTTCATTTTTTTTGAATACTCATAAAATTGGTACTCAAAAAACATCTGtgcctgcctccagctcctcccatcTCCATCTTATGAGCTCCGAGTttcatcttctatctcagtaaaGGGGATATGTGTCTTCACTGAAGTCATATTTTACAGATGTTATGCCTGAATTGAGAGCGAATGACCAGTCCAGGATAAGAAGGAAGCAGATTTGTCTgataatatatattacaaagttatttattttcatgtgtactattgatttatgaaattaaaTAGAAAATGATTATCTGAAACTAGGAAATAATATATTAATTAACTACTGATTAACCAATTACTTTACATCTTTACCTGTAGTCACATTCACATACGCAGAGTCAATAGCAGTGCCGAGGGTCACCGGGTTCCTCACCACACACGTGTACAGTCCTTCATCCTCAGGTGCAGCATTACTAATaatatatttgtttgttttttcttttaagtcTGTTCCATTATGTTTCCACTGGTATTCAGGAGGTGGGACAGAATCAGCAGAACATATTAACGTGATGGAAGAACCAGGGTTCACATGTAATCTACCACTTGTTATATGTACCATATCTGGACCATCTGCAAAGCAAAAATAGACAGCAGACGCAATAAGTAATGGTGCCTATAAATCATGCATTTCAGCCAAGTATTATCTCAAGATACCAAAAAGAATTTCCCCAAATGTATCACACAGGTTTTTAGAAACCTCCAATTTATGATGTTGATAGTTATTGTTGTCATAAGACTAACATGTATGATactatactagaggttaggacagcCCTGATTGGGTCACCTTGGCGCAgttggatggcttttacgcttttttttaaaatggaaaatAATGTTTACTAAATagtctatgttatttatatgttgtATTGccttttacttacagcagggtatatgttcaatTTGAAATATAAACAAGTGGCGCAAGGTGTCAGGAGGCTAAATTTTCTGCTGCGAATAAACAATTACCGCTGAAAtagtaataaaatataaaataaagaaaaaatattcgGGCTGAAGACAGCCAGTGAAAATAAATAACTTCCCTAAGGAAGCACCAAACTCGGTACGTATCGGTACGGGTATAGTGAGCCAATGGTGGAGGTACAGATATAACCCGCAGGTAACTTCCAGCAACTGGTATTGAACACATACGGTGACGATGAACAGTCTGTATAATAAAATGAGTCAATTTCTTACCCGTAGCATGAAAACCGTAGAGGTTGATAGTTTCCCGATGCTCCAATGCGAGGTAGGTAAAATAGATGAAATCTTTGGAATCGTGCCGGAGAACCATCCTGGTCCTTACCGCGACCCGTACATGTTCTCAAGTCACGCGGGCGGTCACGTGATCCATTGGGTCACGAAGGTCCTCCAGACGAGCCGCTTTCAATATTCGCACATCACGCAGCGTCTGGTCACTAGGACACAGGATCTCGCCTCCTACTGGAAGTTATGGACGGAatagctgccaccggccggggcaggtcTCCGGCACGATTCCAAAGACTTCATCTATTTTATACCTACCTCACTTTGGAGCATCAGGAAACTATCAACCTCCACGGTTTTCCTGCTGCGGGTAAGAAATTGACTCATTTTATTATACAGACTGTTCATCGTCAACGTATGTGTTCAACACCAGTTGCTAGAAGTTACCTGCGGGTTATATCTGTACCTCCACCATTGGCTCACTATAACCATACCGATACGTACTGAATCTGGTGTTTCGTGAGGGAAGTTATTTATTTTCACTGGCTGTCTTCAGCacaaatattttttctttattttatatgttgaatttgtttctatcttaggttttgtctgtttaatggccagtgtgaacacggTCCTACATGTTGTGTGTAAACCAACTTATACTCAAGttaatttattttgttttgttatatatgataaataaagaaaaaataatctccagcatggatcttctaaaaagtcaatttattggaaacacattaaaatgcaaacatttgcaaaaaagagatgggggtcccaggtggtcaacgccgacacgtttcgaccatcaggtcttagtgatgccatgactaagacctgatggtcgaaacgcgtcggcgttgaccacctgggagccccatctcttttttgcaaatgtttgcattttaatgtgtttccaataaattgactttttagaagatccatgctggagattattttttctttttcattgctggctctggactacgaccttgaccaaggcggctccgtgcatggacatcattgcactgttgagggattggtgagctgacttattttcttcccattttttcctttttccctattttgttATATATGATAGGAAGACCAGTCAGAGTATCGCCAAAGAGACTACATAGTCCATTACATCCTTACCAGTATAACTTTGATGGTTACTTACAGGCCACAGTCACCGGGTACGGATCACTGGTACTGGCACTGACAAGGTTCTGAGCTTCACACCGGTATTCTCCTGCATCTCCTCTCTTAACATTAGGGAAGGTGAGAGTCCTGTTATCTCTAAATAATATGGATCCAGATGGGATGCCGGCACCATTCCTGGTCCACCTTATGGTCATAGCATGTTCAGTGGTACAAAGTAGGGTGAATACCTCATTTTCCTTGAGTTGGGTGGTAAAAGCTATGATTATAGGTTTAGTAACTGATTCTGTAAATGGATGAACACAGAGGACAATTATCAGCAAGTAATTCACTGTTTAGATCAATAGTAGAATTTGCCATCAAACAACTAAAAGACTGTGATTCAGAATAACACAGCAGAACAGAATAATAGAGCAGAGTCCTCTATTCAGGGTCCACATCTAACATTCATagtatttttaaaaattatttcccATTTTGTCCTGATGTTGCTAGGCTGAATCCACTGAATTGGGTGAAGAGTTTAGCTGACTGGACGGGTTGTTGAAGCATATGGCTATGGTAAAGAATATTGCCGTACAGGAGACAGCTGGGAGATCAATGCCTGTGTGTCAGTGACTGAAAAACTGTAACTGCATGAGAGGGCTGCAACATGTGAAATTGCCCAGACAAAACTAATACCTGAGAATGGAGAGATCAGTGCCTGAGTCTCAGTTAGATCAGTGCCTGATTGTCAGTTAGGAGATCAGTACCTGAGTGTCAGTTGGGAGATCAGTGCCTGAGTGTCAGTTGGGAGATCAGTGCCTGATTGTCAGTTGGGAGATCAGTGCCTGAGTGTCAGTTGGGAGATCAGTGCCTGAGTGTCAGTTGGGAGATCAGTGCCTGATTGTCAGTTGGGAGATCAGTACCTGAGTGTCAGTTGGGAGATCAGTGCCTGAGTGTCAGTTAGATCAGTGCCTGAGTGTCAGTTGGGAGATCAGTGCCTAAGTGTCAGTTGGGAGATCAGTGCCTGAGTGTCAGTTGGGAGATCAGTGCCTGAGTTTCAGTTGGGAGATCATTACCTGAGTGTCAGTTGGGAGATCAGTGCCTGAGTGTCAGTTGGGAGATCAGTGCCTGAGTGTGAGTTGGGAGTTCAGTGCCTGAGTTTCAGTTGGGAGATCATTACCCGAGTGTCAGTTGGGAGATCAGTGCCTGAGTGACAGTTGGGAGTTCAGTGCCTGAGTGTCAGTTGGGAGATCAGTGCCTGAGTTTCAGTTGGAAGTTCAGTGCCTGAGTGTTAGTTGGGAGATCAGTGCCTGAGTTTCAGTTGGAAGTTCAGTGCCTGAGTGTTAGTTGGGAGATCAGTGCCTGAGTTTCAGTTGGAAGTTCAGTGCCTGAGTGTCAGTTGGGAGATCAGTGCCTGAGTGTTAGTTGGGAGATCAGTGCCTGAGTTTCAGTTGGAAGTTCAGTGCCTGAGTTTCAGTTGGAAGTTCAGTGCCTGAGTGTCAGTTGGGAGATCAGTGCCTGAGTGTTAGTTGGGAGATCAGTGCCTGAGTGTCAGTTGGGAGATCAGTGCCTGATTGTCAGTTGGGAGATCAGTGCCTGAGTGTCAGTTGGGAGTTCAGTGCCTGATTGTCAGTTGGGAGATCAGTGCCTGAGTGTCAGTTGGGAGTTCAGTGCCTGAGTGTCAGTTGGGAGATCAGTGCCTGAGTTTCAGTTGGAAGTTCAGTGCCTGAGTGTTAGTTGGGAGATCAGTGCCTGAGTTTCAGTTGGAAGTTCAGTGCCTGAGTGTTAGTTGGGAGATCAGTGCCTGAGTTTCAGTTGGAAGTTCAGTGCCTGAGTGTCAGTTGGGAGATCAGTGCCTGATTGTCAGTTGGGAGATCAGTGCCTGAGTGTCAGTTGGGAGTTCAGTGCCTGATTGTCAGTTGGGAGATCAGTGCCTGAGTGTCAGTTGGGAGATCAGTGCCTGAGTGTCAGTTGGGAGATCAGTACCTGAGTGTCAGTTAGATCAGTGCCTGAGTGTCAGTTGGGAGATCAGTGCCTAAGTGTCATTTGGGAGATCAGTGCCTGAGTGTCAGTTGGGAGATCAGTGCCTGAGTGTCAGTTGGGAGATCAGTGCCTGAGTGTCAGTTGGGAGATCAGTGCCTGATTGTCAGTTGGGAGTTCAGTGTCTGAGTGTCAGTTGGGAGACCAGTGCCTGAGTGTTAGTTGGGAGATCAGTACCTGAGTGTCAGTTGGGAGATCAGTGCCTGAGTGTCAGTTGGGAGATCAGTGCCTGAGTTTCAGTTGGGAGATCATTACCTGAGTGTCAGTTGGGAGATCAGTGCCTGAGTGTGAGTTGGGAGTTCAGTGCCTGAGTTTCAGTTGGGAGATCATTACCCGAGTGTCAGTTGGGAGATCAGTGCCTGAGTGACAGTTGGGAGATCAGTGCCTGAGTGTCAGTTGGGAGTTCAGTGCCTGAGTGTCAGTTGGGAGATCAGTGCCTGAGTTTCAGTTGGAAGTTCAGTGCCTGAGTGTTAGTTGGGAGATCAGTGCCAGAGTTTCAGTTGGAAGTTCAGTGCCTGAGTGTCAGTTGGGAGATCAGTGCCTGAGTGTCAGTTGGGAGATCAGTGCCTGAGTGTCAGTTGGGAGATCAGTGCCTGAGTGTCAGTTGGGAGTTCAGTGCCTGAGTTTCAGTTGGGAGATCAGTGCCTGAGTGTCAGTTGGGAGATCAGTGCCTGAGTTTCAGTTGGAAGTTCAGTGCCTGAGTGTCAGTTGGGAGATCAGTGCCTGAGTTTCAGTTGGGAGATCGGTGCCTGAGTGTCAGTTGGGAGATCAGTGCCTGAGTATCAGTTGGGAGATCAGTGCCTGAGTTTCTGTTGGGAGATCAGTGCCTGAGTTTCAGTTGGGAGTTCAGTGCCTGAGTGTCAGTTGGGAGATCAGTGCCTGAGTTTCAGTTGGGAGATCAGTGCCTGAGTTTCAGTTGGGAGATCAGTGCCTGAGTTTCAGTTGGGAGATCAGTGCCTGAGTGTCAGTTGGGAGATCAGTGCCTGAGTTTCAGTTGGGAGATCAGTGCCTGAGTGTCAGTTGGGAGATCAGTGCCTGAGTTTCATTTGGGAGTTCAGTGCCTGAGTGTCAGTTGGGAGTTCAGTGCCTGAGTTTCAGTTGGGAGATCAGTGCCTGAGTGTCAGTTGGGAGATCAGTGCCTGAATTTCAGTTGGGAGATCAGTGCCTGAGTTTCAGTTGGGAGATCAGTGCCTGAGTTTCAGTTGGTAGTTCAGTGCCTAAGTGTCATTTGGGAGACCAGTGCCTGAGTGTCAGTTGGGAGATCAGTGCCTGAGTTTCATTTGGGAGACCAGTGCCTGAGTGTCAGTTGGGAGTTCAGTGCCTGAGTGTCAGTTGGTAGTTCAGTGCCTAAGTGTCATTTGGGAGACCAGTGCCTGAGTGTCAGTTGGGAGATCAGTGCCTGAGTTTCAGTTGGGAGTTCAGTGCCTAAGTGTCATTTGGGAGATCAGTACCTGAGTTTCAGTTGGGAGATCAGTGCCTAAGTGTCATTTGGGAGTTCAGTGCCTGAGTTTCAGTTGGGAGTTCAGTGCCTGAGTGTCAGTTGGCAGATCAGTGCCTGAGTTTCACTTGGGAGATCAGTGCCTGAGTGTCAGTTGGGAGATCAGTGCCTGAGTTTCAGTTGGGAGTTCTGTGCCTAAGTGTCATTTGGGAGATCAGTGCCTGAGTGTCAGTTGGGAGATCAGTGCCTGAGTGTCAGTTGGGAGATCAGTGCCTGAGTTTCAGTTGGGAGATCAGTGCCTGAGTGTCAGTTGGGAGATCAGTGAATGAGTTTTAGTTGGGAGATCAGTGCCTGAGTGTCAGTTGGGAGATCAGTTCCTGAGTGTCAGTTGGGAGATCAGTGCCTGAGTTTCAGTTGGGAGACCAGTGCCTGAGTGTCATTTGGGAGATCAGTGCCTGAGATTCAGTTGGGAGTTCAGTGCCTGAGTGTCAGTTGGGAGATCAGTGCCTGAGTTTCAGTTGGGAGACCAGTGCCTGAGTGTCAGTTGGGAGATCAGTGCCTGAGTTCCAGTTGGGAGACCAGTGCCTGAGTTTCAGTTGGGAGTTCAGTGCCTGAGTGTCAGTTGGGAGATCAGTGCCTGAGTTCCAGTTGGGAGACCAGTGCCTGAGTGTCATTTGGGAGATCAGTACCTGAGTTTCAGTTGGGAGATCAGTGCCTAAGTGTCATTTGGGAGTTCAGTGCCTGAGTTTCAGTTGGGAGTTCAGTGCCTGAGTGTCAGTTGGGAGATCAGTGCCTGAGTTTCAGTTGGGAGATCAGTGCCTGAGTGTCAGTTGGGAGATCAGTGCCTGAGTTTCAGTTGGGAGATCAGTGCCTGAGTGTCAGTTGGGAGATCAGTGCCTGAGTGTCAGTTGGGAGATC
Encoded here:
- the LOC138651168 gene encoding carcinoembryonic antigen-related cell adhesion molecule 6-like, with product MWICLISVFPYLWLEMVYGIASFQLVPQYPTINGSVTLNIMGIMENIGDFTWYKGSKPDIPYGILSFIYPNSPIILRGPLFNDRFSAFNNGSLRIKDLRATDGGNYTVQLKKTFENLTVSLIVYESVTKPIIIAFTTQLKENEVFTLLCTTEHAMTIRWTRNGAGIPSGSILFRDNRTLTFPNVKRGDAGEYRCEAQNLVSASTSDPYPVTVAYGPDMVHITSGRLHVNPGSSITLICSADSVPPPEYQWKHNGTDLKEKTNKYIISNAAPEDEGLYTCVVRNPVTLGTAIDSAYVNVTTDIAVGTSGLSPIIIAGVVCGTAVSIVVILGVTYLLNKMYITPLGAAQRGKQDESEIYENVADLPPKMNDSFYADLQYKSENVYNIIIR